Proteins from a genomic interval of Antedon mediterranea chromosome 5, ecAntMedi1.1, whole genome shotgun sequence:
- the LOC140050006 gene encoding uncharacterized protein, which yields MMTSSKVGRNFQKLMIKFTNAPVLDEVLFLQKTLIESVAKFQKAIIESSRAVMRWGQAETNFTFSDVLTNWFDLDNALWLLLQELHGEFANYRQVFKGIKEEERIMCELMKKKESKANEVYKLKLKVNALKKASKKPERLDTLESELMLAEQEDKRMAEELNAFVEEFEKTKARTIKNALEVYSKGWLTFAQTSSEIFTAQSQIAEEMPSKPVIFEDQVTDANEMLVRKTFHKLNLQKPEQQPKPAESTKSSRPFQERETKAEISPQPRKTSADFLQHHTEDHHKSSIFSSFGTKLPKFSHKTSKECLVEEPSTSISRPLPQVPPEELDEDEFDDDPSDDDEYTVLNNDNLDEENYVVPEIHNGNGGSQYTFLVQDMDQPRYPPGIKIPTKASPITSSRMEKPRFSPAMKPPTKPPPSTSPRFDQPKYPSGFLQDIGKQRLSTDISYPSADTETEFDFSDDTSYLAVMADGPGEDMRDSDLIYEDLNPSLPPPRPPKKSSLETTIPLTVPDEYSGSANVFVPPPVPQKKTSPNLARKLQLFNPPDVPDSQKVSPKPQPRPRPRRAPPTLPPPVPPPELPPKH from the exons ATGATGACGTCGAGTAAAGTCGGAAGAAACTTTCAAAAGTTAATGATTAAGTTCACCAATGCACCAGTTCTTGATGAAGTCCTATTCCTACAGAAAACATTGATAGAATCTGTTGCTAAATTTCAAAAAGCTATAATAGAAT CATCAAGAGCAGTAATGCGATGGGGTCAAGCGGAAACTAATTTCACTTTTAGTGACGTTTTAACTAATTGGTTTGATTTGGATAATGCGCTGTGGTTATTGTTACAAGAATTACATGGTGAA TTTGCAAACTATCGGCAAGTGTTCAAAGGAataaaagaagaagaaagaatAATGTGTGAGCTTATGAAAAAGAAGGAATCAAAAGCAAATGAAgtgtataaattaaaattaaag GTGAATGCACTTAAGAAGGCTAGCAAGAAACCAGAGCGTCTTGATACTTTGGAGTCTGAATTGATGTTG GCTGAACAAGAAGATAAAAGAATGGCTGAAGAGCTCAATGCATTTGTAGAGGAGTTTGAAAAGACAAAG GCGAGAACAATTAAGAATGCTCTAGAAGTGTACAGCAAAGGCTGGTTAACCTTTGCTCAGACCTCTTCGGAAATATTTACAGCTCAGTCTCAAATAGCAGAGGAAATGCCATCAAAGCCAGTCATATTTGAAGATCAAGTCACTGATG caaATGAAATGTTGGTTCGTAAAACATTCCATAAACTAAATTTACAAAAGCCTGAACAACAACCAAAGCCAGCAGAGTCAACCAAAAGCAGCAGACCATTCCAAGAACGGGAAACAAAAGCAGAAATTTCACCACAGCCCCGAAAAACATCTGCAGATTTCCTACAACATCACACAGAAGACCACCACAAATCTAGTATATTCAGCTCTTTTGGAACAAAATTGCCAAAGTTCTCTCATAAAACCTCAAAAG AGTGTCTTGTGGAAGAGCCTTCAACCAGTATTTCAAGACCGCTTCCTCAAGTTCCACCAGAAGAACTAGATGAAGATGAATTTGACGACGATCcaagtgatgatgatgaatatacAGTATTGAACAATGACAACCTCGATGAAGAGAATTATGTGGTACCAGAAATTCACAATGGAAATG GTGGCAGTCAGTATACATTCTTGGTGCAAGACATGGACCAGCCTAGATATCCACCTGGTATTAAAATTCCAACCAAAGCATCACCAATTACAAGTTCACGAATGGAAAAACCAAGATTTTCACCTGCTATGAAACCTCCAACCAAACCACCACCGAGTACAAGTCCACGATTCGACCAGCCAAAATACCCTTCTGGGTTTTTACAAGACATAGGAAAACAGAGATTGTCTACAGATATATCTTACCCATCAGCTGATACAGAGACAGAGTTCGACTTTTCTGATGATACATCGTATCTCGCTGTCATGGCAGATGGACCTGGTGAAGATATGCGAGATAGTGACTTGATATATGAAGATTTAAATCCTTCTCTGCCTCCTCCCAGGCCACCTAAGAAAAGTTCTTTGGAAACAACAATCCCATTAACCGTACCTGATGAATATAGTGGAAGTGCAAACGTCTTTGTGCCTCCACCAGTTCCACAAAAGAAAACCTCGCCTAATCTAGCCAGAAAACTACAATTGTTTAATCCACCAGATGTACCCGACTCTCAGAAAG TATCTCCTAAACCACAACCACGGCCACGACCAAGAAGAGCACCACCGACTTTACCACCACCCGTACCACCACCAGAATTGCCACCAAAGCATTAA
- the LOC140050007 gene encoding divergent protein kinase domain 2A-like — protein sequence MKIWTQRLDRPLSILKKRKLLIILTLFFSSIVYIKIYFVFLKNELKDFDFLEARKCPACYGTSLCGSFQRGELALELFYKFRMLDVVNVKNVFFGRHQEKPVVFKKLGHTDELNQLDAKICEQGKDATGCDVSRVIFQSDLIKAMEDGKLMVDGVKRMSDLVRCPSQRLLDRIWSRYDERSWIGGVKQHQQLNLVTTLFFNPEPILLQTFPKKDGWPFPGYEGACGRFIVEENIGPSLRSFYNHPWEDRVKIAYQLTQLFERLTNNEDDYVLYLTDVSSDNFAVAPDGSVYIVDAENIIVVDKQQIRKDKPENWDVPFESDHDDCVGCLSFFADLLCTRLQTDHNYYAMCHSILGPETQFPIVKGGLLHDIPFTLPEKQQLLDLIIECQKPKNHLGRFKAFPALSALLKKLAEQGR from the exons ATGAAAATCTGGACCCAAAGGTTAGACAGACCATTAAGTATACtcaagaaaagaaaattattaattattcttacGCTATTTTTCTCTTCAATCGtctacataaaaatatattttgtgttCTTAAAGAACGAATTAAAAGACTTTGACTTTCTCGAAGCACGTAAATGTCCGGCTTGTTACGGCACAAGCCTCTGTGGAAGTTTCCAGCGAGGTGAACTCGCTCTtgaattattttacaaattccGAATGCTGGATGTTGTTAATGTTAAGAACGTGTTCTTTGGTCGCCACCAGGAGAAACCTGTCGTTTTTAAGAAACTCGGACATACGGACGAACTTAACCAATTAGATGCGAAGATATGTGAGCAAGGCAAAGATGCTACTGGTTGTGATGTGTCTCGCGTTATTTTCCAAAGTGACTTGATCAAAGCCATGGAAGATGGAAAACTGATGGTTGATGGTGTCAAGAGAATGTCAGATCTTGTTAGGTGTCCTTCGCAGCGTTTGCTTGATAGAATTTGGTCTCGGTACGATGAACGCTCGTGGATCGGTGGCGTAAAGCAACATCAACAACTCAATCTTGTAACAACATTATTCTTTAACCCAGAACCTATTTTATTACag ACGTTTCCAAAAAAAGATGGCTGGCCATTTCCGGGATATGAGGGTGCCTGCGGACGCTTCATCGTTGAGGAAAATATCGGCCCATCATTGCGTTCGTTCTATAACCATCCGTGGGAAGACCGTGTGAAGATTGCATATCAG TTAACTCAACTTTTTGAACGTCTGACAAACAACGAAGATGACTACGTTTTATATTTAACAGATGTGTCCTCCGACAATTTTGCCGTGGCGCCGGATGGATCAGTGTACATTGTAGATGCTGAGAATATCATTGTTGTGGATAAACAACAGATTAGAAAGG ATAAACCAGAAAACTGGGACGTACCATTTGAATCCGATCATGATGATTGTGTAGGATGTCTGTCATTTTTTGCTGACCTGTTGTGCACACGGTTACAGACTGACCATAACTACTATGCTATGTGCCATTCCATTTTAG GTCCAGAAACTCAGTTCCCAATTGTGAAAGGAGGTTTATTACACGACATTCCCTTCACGCTTCCTGAAAAACAACAGTTGTTGGATCTAATAATTGAGTGCCAAAAACCAAAAAACCACCTCGGTCGTTTTAAAGCTTTCCCTGCCCTCTCGGCACTTCTAAAGAAATTAGCAGAACAAGGCCGGTAA